The DNA segment CCACTGCGCGAAAGTGCGGCCGGCACGGCCGAGGAGTTCATCCATCTCGGGCACCACGGGAGGGGGATTGTCGATCGCGTCACCGAGAACGCCGATCATGAAGTCCGCCGTCTCGACTCCCATTGCCTCCGACCACAGCGCAAGCGCCTGCTCGCGGGTCAGTTCCTCGAACTTGACCTCGCGGCCGATCGCCTCGCCGATCTGCCGCACCTGCTCGAACTGGGTCAGCGGTTCGGGACCGCTGAGCTCGTACTTCCTGCCAACATGCCCGTCTTCGAGCAGCACCTTCGCGGCCACCGTGGCAATGTCGAGCAGGTCGATTGCCGCTGTCGGCGCGTCACCGTGCGGCGCCCGGACCACCCCTTCGGTTCGGATCGCCGGTGCCCAGTCCAGTGTGTTCGCCATGAATGCGCCCGGCCTGAGAAAGGTCCAGTCGAAATCCTTCCCCACGAAGGCATCCTCGATCTGAGAGTAGAAGTAGCTCGGCTTGTCCTCGCTGCCCCCGCTGCCGGACAACGCGACGACCCTGCGCACCCCCGCTTCCGCTGTCATGGCGAGAAAGTCGTTGATGGTTTCCCCCGAAGGAGCCAGATACACGCGGTCGACCCCGGCGAGCGCTTCGCGTACCGCGGCCGGTTTACCCATGTGCCCCTTGACGACCTCCACGTCCGGCGGTAGCGCCGCGCGTTCCGGACTGACCGTGAGTGCCCGGATCTGCTCGCCGGTGCCGATCAACTCATCGACCACCAATCGCCCGACGTTCCCCGTCGCTCCGGTCACGAGAATGGTCATGAAATTCCCCTCATCCGGCTGCTTGAGTACCTGAACTCCGCACGTCACGATCGATCGAAACGTTCGGCGCGGTAACCGTATGGTACACCGTACGGTCGCCGAAGTCACATCGAATCGTCGGCACGGCGGTCACTTGCTTCGCAAGCCCGTTCTTTCCCTGCATGGCGGTACCGGATGTTCACCGGCGTCGCACTCCGAGCCGGCTCGGAAAACAGTCGAAACGCAACACCGACCACTTGTTTCCGGCGGCGGAATTGACCAATGATTACGGAGTCCGACGCGCAAGCAGTGGAGTCACACGCGGGAGATTAGATGAGCAAAAACGTTGACCTCGTCAAGCGAATGGTGAATGCCTACAACACCGGAAACACGGACGACGTCGAGGAATTCATCCATCCGGATTACCTGAACCCTGGTGCCATGGAACATTTCAAGGACCAGACCGGACCACAGACCTTCGTCATGGCCGTGAAGTGGCTGAAGATGACGTTCTCCGAAGAGGTGTATCTTGAGGAGATCGGCTATGAGGAGAATGGGGACTGGGTGCGTGCGCGGCTGGTGCTCTACGGCCGCCAGGTCGGCGACATGCTGAGTATGCCGGCGACCGGCCGGAAATTCTCGGGCGAGCAGATTCATCTGATTCGAATTGTCGATGGAAAGATTCGCGACCACCGGGACTGGCCCGATTTCATCGGTACCTACCGGCAGCTTGCCGAGCCGTGGCCCCAAGGCGATGGCTGGCGTCCCTGATTCGACGACTCGCTTCACCTGGCGACCTCGTCCACCACGGCAACGCGTGGACGCGGGAGACAGCGCCAATACCGCCGATACACAGCGTCCCGGGTCACGGCCCCGCCGTTCCAGCCGGCGGTGGATCTACCCGGGCGCTTCGAGCGCGGGATCCGGATGACGGCCGACCGACGGAAAACCCAGGCGTGGAAAGGTGATCGTGAGCATGACTCCAATGGCGAGTGCCGGGGCGACGTCCAGCGAACACGATCTGCTCGATCTCGACGACGAGTTGAGCGTCGAGGCTCGGACCACGCGCGACGCGGTGTGCGCCTATGCCACGACCGAACTCGGACCGCGGATCGCCGACTGGTACGAACGCGGGACGCTGCCCCGCGACGTGGCGAAAGAACTCGGCGCACTCGGTCTGTTCGGCATGCAGTTGAACGGGTACGGGTGCCCCGGGCTCTCGGCGGATGCCTACGGCGTGACCTGCCGCGAGCTTGAGGCGGTCGACTCGGGGCTGCGCAGCCTCGTGTCGGTCCAGGGCTGCCTAGCCATGTTCGCGATCCACCGCTACGGCAGCGAGGACCAGCGGCGGGCATGGTTGCCCGCGATGGCCACGGGCGAGGCGCTCGGGTGTTTCGGCCTCACCGAGCCGGAAGCCGGTTCCGATCCGGGGTCGATGCGCACCTTCGCCCGCCGCGACGGTGCCGACTGGGTACTGTCCGGCACGAAGACGTGGATCAACAACGGCGCCATCGCCGACGTCGCGGTGATCTGGGCGCGTGCCGACGACGGCATCCTCGGGTTCCTGGTGCCCACCGACGCGCCGGGTTTCACCGCACGCGAGATCACGCGCAAGCTGTCGTTGCGTGCCTCGAACACGGCCACCATCGTGCTCGACGACGTCCGGGTGCCGTCTCCGGCGCTGCTGCCAGGGGCGCGGGGGCTGAAGTGTGTGCTGTCCTGTCTGAACGAGGCCCGCTTCGGCATCGTGTGGGGCGTGGTCGGCGCGGCCCGCTCCTGTTACACCAGCGCGCTCGACTACGTGGGTAGTCGCGAGCAGTTCGGCCGGCCGCTGGCGTCATACCAGCTCTCCCAGCGCAAGCTCGCGGACATGGCGATCGCGGTCACGCACGCCGGGATGACGGCGCTGCGGCTGACCGCTCTCAAACAGGCAGGCCGGCTGACGCCCGTGCGGATCAGCCTCGGCAAACTCGCCAACGCGCGTTCGGCGATCGAGGTCGCCCGCATCGCACGTGGCATGCTCGGCGCCAACGGGGTGACCCTCGACTACCCGGTGATGCGGCACATGGCCAATTTGGAGGCCGTGCTCACGGTCGAGGGCACCGAGGAGGTCCACACGCTCACCATCGGCCACGCGGTCACCGGCCTGTCGGCGTTCCGCTGAGGGCGTTCTCGGGGCGTCCAGTTGGGACGGTCACATCGGCCGGATCGACATCGCGTTGTGGAAGATATCGCGCGGATCCCACCGCGCCTTGACCCGTTGCAGCTTCGGGTAGTTGTCCCGGTAATAAAAGGCTTGCCAAGGTACGCCCGATTTGTTCCATCGCGGGTCGGCATAGTCCGAGTCCACGTAGTTGATCAGCGTGCCGCTGTGGGCGGGGCCGGGCACCGGAACGCCGCCGGTGTCACTGTGCACCTCCCCGAAGAGTCCTCGGATCCAGGACAGGTGCAGATCATCGTTCTCCGGTTGCACCCAAGCCGTTTCGTAGAACGAGTTGAAGGCCGCGTCGCGGTGCGGCAGCGCGGTCGCGTCCGGCGCTACCGCGTTCATCGCTCCGCCCATATGGCTCAAGTAGGCGCCGGAGCCGGAGTACTCGGCGTCGTCGCTCTGGCTCAGATACCGGTAGATGACCGCGATCTGCCGGTCCGACCACGGTTTGCGCAGCAGCGCGGACTTCGATTTGAACCTGTGTCCGGCAAGGTAAGGATAGTTGGAGAGGGTCGACTGTAACCATGGCCAAGTGTAGTTCTGTATCGCGGGCGTGATGCCGAGGCCGTTGCTGATGACCGCGATGTAGTCGGTCATCAGCCGCGCCGCGTCCGGCTGATCCTCGTCGAGTTGAATGTCCACCCGGACCTCGCCGGCCGAGCGATGCAGCAGACTGAGCCCGCTATGCATATTCGCGTGAGGATTGGCGAGATGCCAGGTCGTGTAGTTGTCCAGCAGCTTGCGCAGCACCTGCTCGGTCAGTTCGGGCCACTGCCAAGCGACCCCGGCCTGCCGGAGCAGCGAGGGTGGTTTGGGCAATAGTGCCGAGGGGTCATTGCCTCGTGCCCGCGCCGAGCGGAACCAGTAGCGGGTGACGATGCCGAAGTTCCCACCGCCGCCACCGGTGTGCGCCCACCAAAGGTCCCGGTTCGGATCGGTGGGTTCCCTTGTCGCCACTACCGTTCTGGCGCGGCCGGATCGATCGACCACGACGACTTCCACCGCGTAAAGATGATCCACGACCGAGCCGTACAAGTGGGAAAGCGCGCCATAGCCACCGCCGACAACGTGTCCGCCGGTGCCGACGCTGGGACACGTGCCACCAGGAATCGTCACGCCCCAGCCAAGGAACAGCGTCCGGTACACCTGGCCGAGCGTGGCGCCGGCCTCGACCGCGAACGCCCGCCGTTCCGGATCGAAATACACCGATTTCATCTCGGATATGTCCAAGATGATCTTGACGTCCGGGTTGTCGACGGAATTCTCGAAGCAATGCCCACCGCTGCGCACCACGACGCGTTTCCGGTTTCGTACTGCCTCGTTGACAACTCGAACGATCTGATCGGCAGAACCGACCATGTACACCTTTTCCGGCTGACTGGAAAATCTAGAATTGTAGGCTCGGGTAACCAATGCCTGATAACGCGGATCCCTTGGCCCGACTGCCTCTGGGCCGAGTGGTGGAAAACAAGTGCCGGAGGTCTCGGCGACCTCTGTTCCAAGGCCCCCGATGGTCAGACTGCCAGCGGCGGCACTTACCCCGAAGAACCCGCGTCGTGTCATCCTGTTCATGAAAGTATCCAAATCTCTAACTGGTCATCGCGACTTTCCGTCGGAGCCTGTACACGACGCGGTCGCCTCGGCTGACGATTTCCGTTTGAGTGAGATCCATCTGGCGTCGCGGGCTGACGACATCAGATGTACGGCAAAGCTCAGCGCGAATCCGCCGCCAACGTCTGCTTGGCCGTATACAGGTTCGATTCGCTCGTGCTCAGCGCACGAAGAGCCGACGCGTGCGGCTTGAAGTCCGGTTTGGACAACGCATTGTGGAAGGAATCCAGGTCGCTCCAGTGCGCGATATTGACGTAACTGTTCTGTTCGTCGACATGCTTGAGCAACGTGTAGCGCAGGAAACCGGGCTGCTTGCCAAAGAACTCACCAGTTTCGCGGAAGACCCGCTCGAACTCCTCCGGCGAGGAGTGAACAGTGAACTTGTTGACAAAGGTTATCGCACTTTCCAGCCCGTCAGCCGTCATGGGCCAACTGTGCGCTCCCGAACTCGCAAGCGACTAGAAGACCGCCACACCGCCGGACAATCTAGTGCGTTTCTAGTGCTCGATGACACCGTCGGGCTTCGTCGCCGCATCGACGTGAGGAGCAATCCATGTCCGCCGAGGAAAAGCAGGTAGCCATCGTCACTGGCGCCACCAGTGGCATCGGCCTCGCCGTCACGAAGTTGCTTGCCGGGCGCGGGATGCGAGTGTTCATCTGCGCGCGCGACGCCGACCGGTTGGACCTGACCGTGAAGCAACTACGCGAAGACGCGCTGGACGTCGACGGCGTCAGTTGTGACGTTCGCGCACCGAACGAGATTCGCGCACTCGTATCGTCGGCCGTGGACCGATTCGGCCCGGTGGGTGTGCTGGTGAACAACGCGGGCCGCGGTGGCGGCGGGGAGACCGCGAAGATCACCGACGAGCTCTGGCTGGACGTTGTCGACACCAACCTTCACAGCGTCTTCCGGGTCACCAGGGAGGTGCTGACAACCGGCGGAATGCTCGATCGCAAACAAGGCAGGGTCATCAGTATCGCCTCGACCGGAGGCAAGCAGGGCGTGGTATTCGGCGCGCCGTACTCGGCGTCCAAGCATGGCGTGGTCGGCTTCACCAAAGCGCTCGGCATCGAGCTTGCCAAGTCGGGGATCACGGTCAACGCCGTATGTCCCGGATACGTCGAAACACCGATGGCCCAAGGTGTTCGCCAGCGCTACGCGGACTTCTGGGAGACCACCACCGACGCTGTGCGGGAAAAGTTCGAGGCGAAGATTCCGCTCGGCAGGTACAGCACCCCCGAAGAGGTCGCCGGTCTTGTCGGCTACCTGGTCACGGACACCGCGGCGTCGATCACGGCGCAGGCGATGAACGTCTGCGGCGGGCTCGGGAACTACTGAGGAGGACCATGTCACACGCGACCGAGCACGAGATCACGGTGGCTGCCCCGGCGCGGGTGGTCTACGACTTGATCGCCGATGTCGGCAGCTGGCCACGTATTTTCCCGCCAACGGTGTATGTGGACTACGCCGAGCGTGGTAAGGCCGAGGAACGGATTCGGATCTGGGCGACCGCGAACGGGGAACCGAAGGGCTGGACCTCACGCAGGTACCTCGACGCCGACAACCTGCGGGTTCGGTTCCGGCAGGAGGTTTCCCAGCCCCCGGTCGCCGCGATGGGCGGCGAATGGCTGATCGAACCGTTGTCCGGCAACGAAACCAGGGTCCGTCTTACTCACGACTTCGATGCTGTTGGTGACGATCCCGAGAAGGTCGGCTTGATCCTCAAGGCAATCGACCTCAACAGCGGCGCGGAGCTGGGCGCGCTGAAGTCGGCGGCCGAGCGGCATGGAGCGGATGAGGGCCTGCTGCTCACGTTCACGGACACGGTACGCGTCGACGGCGCC comes from the Prauserella marina genome and includes:
- a CDS encoding acyl-CoA dehydrogenase family protein, translating into MTPMASAGATSSEHDLLDLDDELSVEARTTRDAVCAYATTELGPRIADWYERGTLPRDVAKELGALGLFGMQLNGYGCPGLSADAYGVTCRELEAVDSGLRSLVSVQGCLAMFAIHRYGSEDQRRAWLPAMATGEALGCFGLTEPEAGSDPGSMRTFARRDGADWVLSGTKTWINNGAIADVAVIWARADDGILGFLVPTDAPGFTAREITRKLSLRASNTATIVLDDVRVPSPALLPGARGLKCVLSCLNEARFGIVWGVVGAARSCYTSALDYVGSREQFGRPLASYQLSQRKLADMAIAVTHAGMTALRLTALKQAGRLTPVRISLGKLANARSAIEVARIARGMLGANGVTLDYPVMRHMANLEAVLTVEGTEEVHTLTIGHAVTGLSAFR
- a CDS encoding ester cyclase; the protein is MSKNVDLVKRMVNAYNTGNTDDVEEFIHPDYLNPGAMEHFKDQTGPQTFVMAVKWLKMTFSEEVYLEEIGYEENGDWVRARLVLYGRQVGDMLSMPATGRKFSGEQIHLIRIVDGKIRDHRDWPDFIGTYRQLAEPWPQGDGWRP
- a CDS encoding aromatase/cyclase; the encoded protein is MSHATEHEITVAAPARVVYDLIADVGSWPRIFPPTVYVDYAERGKAEERIRIWATANGEPKGWTSRRYLDADNLRVRFRQEVSQPPVAAMGGEWLIEPLSGNETRVRLTHDFDAVGDDPEKVGLILKAIDLNSGAELGALKSAAERHGADEGLLLTFTDTVRVDGAAKDLYDFIYDAGQWQSRLPHVARIALQEDTPNVQLLEMDTSSADNDVHTTKSVRICFPADRIVYKQIRTPALMKVHTGQWSFGSDDGTAVITSAHTVVIDPGAITTVLGRQATVKDARKLIREALGRNSIATMRHAKAYAEGS
- a CDS encoding antibiotic biosynthesis monooxygenase family protein, which translates into the protein MTADGLESAITFVNKFTVHSSPEEFERVFRETGEFFGKQPGFLRYTLLKHVDEQNSYVNIAHWSDLDSFHNALSKPDFKPHASALRALSTSESNLYTAKQTLAADSR
- a CDS encoding FAD-binding oxidoreductase, translating into MNRMTRRGFFGVSAAAGSLTIGGLGTEVAETSGTCFPPLGPEAVGPRDPRYQALVTRAYNSRFSSQPEKVYMVGSADQIVRVVNEAVRNRKRVVVRSGGHCFENSVDNPDVKIILDISEMKSVYFDPERRAFAVEAGATLGQVYRTLFLGWGVTIPGGTCPSVGTGGHVVGGGYGALSHLYGSVVDHLYAVEVVVVDRSGRARTVVATREPTDPNRDLWWAHTGGGGGNFGIVTRYWFRSARARGNDPSALLPKPPSLLRQAGVAWQWPELTEQVLRKLLDNYTTWHLANPHANMHSGLSLLHRSAGEVRVDIQLDEDQPDAARLMTDYIAVISNGLGITPAIQNYTWPWLQSTLSNYPYLAGHRFKSKSALLRKPWSDRQIAVIYRYLSQSDDAEYSGSGAYLSHMGGAMNAVAPDATALPHRDAAFNSFYETAWVQPENDDLHLSWIRGLFGEVHSDTGGVPVPGPAHSGTLINYVDSDYADPRWNKSGVPWQAFYYRDNYPKLQRVKARWDPRDIFHNAMSIRPM
- a CDS encoding NAD(P)H-binding protein, translating into MTILVTGATGNVGRLVVDELIGTGEQIRALTVSPERAALPPDVEVVKGHMGKPAAVREALAGVDRVYLAPSGETINDFLAMTAEAGVRRVVALSGSGGSEDKPSYFYSQIEDAFVGKDFDWTFLRPGAFMANTLDWAPAIRTEGVVRAPHGDAPTAAIDLLDIATVAAKVLLEDGHVGRKYELSGPEPLTQFEQVRQIGEAIGREVKFEELTREQALALWSEAMGVETADFMIGVLGDAIDNPPPVVPEMDELLGRAGRTFAQWAAAHADEFR
- a CDS encoding SDR family NAD(P)-dependent oxidoreductase gives rise to the protein MSAEEKQVAIVTGATSGIGLAVTKLLAGRGMRVFICARDADRLDLTVKQLREDALDVDGVSCDVRAPNEIRALVSSAVDRFGPVGVLVNNAGRGGGGETAKITDELWLDVVDTNLHSVFRVTREVLTTGGMLDRKQGRVISIASTGGKQGVVFGAPYSASKHGVVGFTKALGIELAKSGITVNAVCPGYVETPMAQGVRQRYADFWETTTDAVREKFEAKIPLGRYSTPEEVAGLVGYLVTDTAASITAQAMNVCGGLGNY